CATCTTGCCCCTCTCCAACCTCAGagacctccgccaccgccgccatctcggAACCCCAGTTCAGGGCAGGACTCAGAGAGGGTGTGGCTGTGGACGACGCTGCCGCCGTCGCAGAACCCTAGGGCAGGGCGTGGTCGCGTTGCGGGCAGCGCGAGCGGCCGTGCGTCTCCCCCGTCAGGCTGTCCTCGGCAGGAACTCGGGACCTCCTCCTGACAGAGCTAAGGCCCTCCGAGGTCCAAGTCGCTGTGCGGCGTGCACAGTAATCTCCCCGGCCTACTCTGTCTTCACGTCAATGCTCATGTGCTCCGACCCTCCCCGACCCCTCCCAGCAAGCAGCAGAGTCTCTCGGGTTCGAGCTCCAccgggccgccggcggcggcgtccatgtTCGTTGGGCGGAGCACAACGCTAGGTTTGAAATTCACCATGATGCTACTGATGAGGCTCTCCTTCTCCTTTGTTTCGTCTGGGTTTTTTCGTCCCCCCTCCCACCACCCCATCTCGTCTGGGTTTGAAATCAATAACAGCAGCACAAAGTCTAGGTCCCTGTCTCGGTGGCAGACGGAAGGAGAAGAAggattgatatgtatgagaatattaatattgaactcttaaaattaatgtggccccgttgcaacgcacgggcgttcttctagtatagGTACATGAATAGGTATACTTCCAGGCATCCTCAACATTATACCCGATATACTACAGGTGTTGCTTTGCCACATCTACTTTTCTTCCAGGCAAATGACCAATTTTACATTATTTCCACAAACTTGTACAGCCTATATATGATTCACACCAaagccaaaaaaagaagaagaagaaaaacccacACCACAAAGGAAAAGGAAACTCCCAGCATGGGGAGGAACTTACAAACCCCAGCTTGTGGGAAAAGTGGCGCCACCTGAGCTTTTGAAGTGGAACCGAACAAACCCAGAGCGCATGGCCTGGATGGCGATATCCACCAAGGCGATCAAAATAAACGCAATCACAAACAGAATGAACAGGATGTAGGGCCTCTTGCTCCACCGTCCAATCATACCCAGAGCAAACGGGTATATCAGCACCAGAATCCACGCGTTGAACACCAGCCCAAGTCCTGCATCTGCCATCTGCATCAGTGACCATCCTCCCACTATCGCCTTGCCTATCGACGCGCCAATGGCACAGACATTCACCGCTATCACCACCATGGTAGGGATCAGCATCGGAGCCCACTGCACGGCATACAGTTCAGCAAACTTGTCGCTGGTACTGCTTGCTACCTGTTTCGCAGTCAGCTTGAATGAAACGCCCTTCAGGCCAAACAACTTCAGCACTATGTGAAATACTGCTGTAGGGTACACGGCTGTTGCACCAATAATGTAGAACTGCTCGTTGCGGATCCAGTCCAGCAGCGTGAGCCCAGCCCACTTGATCTCAACCATACCGATTAACTCGGTCAgggcgatgacgatgacgaggtACAACACATACGTGGGAAATGGCTTCTGTATGTAGAATTGCCCACGGAAGATCCATATCACCGGAAAGAGGAGATAGAACACAAGAAAGACAGATGAAACTGGGTAGGCTGTCATGTTGGCATAGGCAATTCTTTGCATTGGGTGGAGGCGGCGGCCAGCCAGGAGTGGGCAGTTCCGCGAGAAGAACATCTCAAGGGAGCCCCCTGACCAGCGCAAGATCTGGTAGAGCCGCTCAGTGAGGTTGATTGGTGCGGTGCCGGCGAATGCATCTGGCTCCATGCGGCAGTACATGGATCGCCACCCATTCCGGTGCAGCCGGAAGCCGGTCACCACATCCTCAGTTGCAATGTTGTACACCCAACCAACTTCTCTGCCCCATTCAGTCCCGTCCTCATATGCACATGTCATGACATGAGCTAAGTCAGCCATGACAGGCTCTTCAAGTGCCGGCGGCGACATGATGGAGCGTTCTTGGTCTGCTGCTGGCAGTATTGAGCTGATGAATGATGCTGAACTGCCAAACTTGGTGGAGCTGTCCACGATCTTGACGTTATCAGGTCTCCAGCGAGGTGGGTCAACACCGTAAAGTGCGACACGGCGGAACATGCAACCAGTGCCAACATAAGACGGCCCTTGGATGCCATTGAGGCCGAGCAAGGTGGCGTCAAAGAAGACACGATTGTGATTGCAGTACCTATCTGTGGGATCAACATCATCGAAGCGTTGGGGAAACTGGACAAAGGCAGTATTGTCACCTTCACGGCGATCGAGCATGAAACATATGCCAGCACGGAAGGCTTTAGAGTTGTTGACGTAGTGGTCACCATCAAAGTTGATGATGAAGGGCGCATTGGTCAGGAGGGCAGAGACTCGCAACTGTACATTCATGGCACCTGCCTTCTTTTGATGATCACAGCTTGGACTCTTCTCGCGGGAGATGTAAACGAGCATTGGGAGGCGCACATCAATTGCACTGAAGTCTAGAGGACTGTTGGTGCTTGCTCCTAGACCAAGTTCTGGTTCATAACTTGGATGTTTCAACATAACCTATTAAATAAAGATCGCCAGTTTGAAATAAATAAGcactcatgtactccctccgtccggaaatacttgtcatcaaaatgaataaaaggggatgtatctagatgtattttagttctagatacatccctttttgttcattttgatgacaagtattttcggacggagggagtatgattctAGTCATAAAAAATTATAGTAAAAAAAGTTAGAAGTGAAAATGTATACCTTAACAATTCCAACATGTTGTCCTTTCTTATGATTTTCAGCTGGGTCAATCCATGTGCCTGGCCACTGTGTCCCATCTGCCATCCAAGTTGCCTTTGCACCTTCTTTGGCAGCAGCATGATTGTACACATCTGACCGTTTGGGAATAAGGGTAAAAAGTGCATCTAACCGCTCCTTGAACTCATCATACTCTCTACACATGTGCCTGCGGTCGTTGACAAAGTCTTGTGGTGCATTTCCAGTGTATGGGCGTGTATTCAAAGAAAAATAGCTCTCAGGGGCTCTTGGCTCAATGGAATGTTTTCGGCAAAAGGGAACCCATAATGCAGCAAATTTTGCAGTCTCAAGCAAGCCATCATAATGGATTATTGACCCACCATCATCTGAGAGGTAGCAAGCATGCTTGTCAACTGGATAGTCTGCAGCAAGGATGGATATGATGGAGTTCATAGTGTATATCATAGGTTCATTAATGGGATCAACGGTGTTGATGAAGACATCAAGGCAAGGAAGGTTGGAGTTGCCGTCAGGGAGATCAAACTGCTGTTCCAAGAGGGTAAGGTTGGGGACACGCTTGACAGGGTTGAGCTTTGCAACTTGGTTTAGCAACCAAGTGACGCCAAACCAAAGATCCCCAACCATCGATATCCACCAGAGCCACATGCCATCAGCGTATGGGTGCCTGACACGCCATACGAAAAATAGGACGATAGCAACCAATCTGATCAAGCTCAGCAACCTGTTATACAGAAAAGAAGAACAATTAActacaagatcaactcacggataTAGCTTGAGGAAATAATACCCGATACTGAGGCTTAGCACAAGGACGAGAATCTCTAGCATAATTTAGAACCTTGCAGGATGTAAATTTACGACTAGTGCGAAGTGTGAACGATACCAAGATGAAATGCAAAATTACAAAGACACATCACCTTCCAGTCCAGGAAAAATAACAACTAACAATCACTCTAGTAAGTTGGTAGATAAGTACAAAAAAAAAACAATGTTGGTAGATAAGTGTAAAACTAAAATTACAGAAGCATTTCGATGATGAGCATTCTTATAGACTTTCTCATGGCCACCTTCTATAATTGGTGGCTGAACCATATCTGACATATCAGCAAGTCCTGCCAACGTATTTAATCTCGCAACCACTATAACAGTGGAGTTCCACATGGAAGTCCTTATCAATAATAATATCTTTCTGAGTAAGCTCAGATTCAATCAGGTTGCTAAAACCACCATATTGATCAAAGATCTCTGACAGACAGTTGACCTTAATATGATAGTTTTAGTATTTGCCGATTACTAGTTTAAGTACTTTGCACATTAAGGAAATCTCCAATCTACATTGCCAGAGTTCGATGGCACAGTGAACGTAACAGAATTCAGTGGTATAGCAGGGTCCTTACATTTTGGAAAACCTAGATGGGAGGCGCCGTGAACACAACGGGGCGCCAAGGAGAAAGACCGAATGGAACTCGCGTCGAGAGGAAGCGGCGGATCGACGCCCTCCGGCCACCCGTGCATGACAGCGCGGCGAGCTGCAGAGTCGGGAGAGGGTTGCCGTGCAGGACGGCGAGGGCTGGAATCAGACAGCGCAAGTCCAGGGGTGGGGTCGAGGCTTAGCCGGCCCATTGGAGGGGCAGGCAGGGGCACGtcgcccatcgccgccgcctccgccgccgccgtcgccgtaccgtgggtttgggggggggggggggggggggggggggcagctttGTCTCGCTTCGTGCGAGACCGAGCGTCCCCTCGCCATAGAGCGCGCAAAGTCGGCCGGCCCAGTAGCGTTAGTTCGTTAGTTTCGTTAGTTATTTtaaaaatctctactcctaatggagcagttggtagtctcgcttccaggttttttttcgtcccaccactttcgtccggtttttttcgtaggttaaccgtcgtagatttttttcgatgttggtttcttattcaccggtttatttacccctcagctctttccttgcaaatcagcactttccaaacgtgcacgcaatcatggatctaaatttactaacttatccaaatcaaccgatacctttcattattgcaaatttctttaggaaacaaataataaattttaaggaaacaaataaaagattttaaagacgcatcatactttactaacaatcactaaaaatcaaatctaaattaattaaccttaccttaaatcactcaatcactttaattagaaaacattttctttcctaactgcaccccgcttagtgtgcacataacaatccgaagtaattagagtcacatgattgaatccatctctactcctaatggagcagttggtagtctcgcttccaggtttttttttcgtcccacctcacccggttttttttggtacttcctcccacctcccacccgtttcatttcgctggtttttttcgtccctcccctaccccaccggtttagtttcgcgccaccctctcacacaacgaaaaaatcttaacggatcataactttccatgcgtcaccctcccatcaatgcaatttgatttaggaaacatataataaattttaaggaaacaaataacagactttaaagaaaaatccaattttaaggaaacaaatcaatcgatccatccaaatcaaacgatccatctcatcaatgcaatttgctttaggaaacatataatggatgtgaaggaaacaaataatagactatctaaatcaatcgatccatcccatcaatgcaatttgatttaggaaacatataataaattttaaggaaacaaataacagactttaaaaaaaatccaattttaagaaacaaatcaaccgatccatccaaatcaaacgatccatctcatcaatgcaatttgctttaggaaacatataatggatgtgaaggaaacaaataatagactatccaaatcaatcgatccatcccatcaatgcaatttgatttaggaaacatataataaattttaagaaAACAAATAACAGACTTCAAAGAAAAATCCAATTAACTAATCTCTACTCTTAAAGGCCCCTCGATTGATTTTTGTCCCTCGCTTCCTTTCCCAGCACTTATACAATGGAAGGAATTATAATCCACCTATTTGTTCTCCTATATATCCGTGCAGGCAACACAACATAAACCGGTGAAAAAAACACTCACCTCGCACGTCCCCCTGCCTGCAATCCCGAAACGCCGCCATCGCTCCAGGCTCCAGCCTCCGTCGTCCTACATCTTACCCCTCTCCAACCTCAGagacctccgccaccgccgccatctcggAACCCCAGTTCAGGGCAGGACTCAGAGAGGGTGTGGCTGTGGACGACGCTGCCGCCGTCGCAGAACCCTAGGGCAGGGCGTGGTCGCGTTGCGGGCAGCGCGAGCGGCCGTGCGTCTCCCTCGTCAGGCTGTCCTCGGCAGGAACTCGGGACCTCCTCCTGACAGAGCTAAGGCCCTCCGAGGTCCAAGTCGCTGTGCGGCGTGCACAGTAATCTCCCCGGCCTACTCTGTCTTCACGTCAATGCTCATGTGCTCCGACCCTCCCCGACCCCTCCCAGCAAGCAGCAGAGTCTCTCGGGTTCGAGCTCCAc
The window above is part of the Triticum aestivum cultivar Chinese Spring chromosome 2A, IWGSC CS RefSeq v2.1, whole genome shotgun sequence genome. Proteins encoded here:
- the LOC123188322 gene encoding probable mixed-linked glucan synthase 8 isoform X2 translates to MLLSLIRLVAIVLFFVWRVRHPYADGMWLWWISMVGDLWFGVTWLLNQVAKLNPVKRVPNLTLLEQQFDLPDGNSNLPCLDVFINTVDPINEPMIYTMNSIISILAADYPVDKHACYLSDDGGSIIHYDGLLETAKFAALWVPFCRKHSIEPRAPESYFSLNTRPYTGNAPQDFVNDRRHMCREYDEFKERLDALFTLIPKRSDVYNHAAAKEGAKATWMADGTQWPGTWIDPAENHKKGQHVGIVKVMLKHPSYEPELGLGASTNSPLDFSAIDVRLPMLVYISREKSPSCDHQKKAGAMNVQLRVSALLTNAPFIINFDGDHYVNNSKAFRAGICFMLDRREGDNTAFVQFPQRFDDVDPTDRYCNHNRVFFDATLLGLNGIQGPSYVGTGCMFRRVALYGVDPPRWRPDNVKIVDSSTKFGSSASFISSILPAADQERSIMSPPALEEPVMADLAHVMTCAYEDGTEWGREVGWVYNIATEDVVTGFRLHRNGWRSMYCRMEPDAFAGTAPINLTERLYQILRWSGGSLEMFFSRNCPLLAGRRLHPMQRIAYANMTAYPVSSVFLVFYLLFPVIWIFRGQFYIQKPFPTYVLYLVIVIALTELIGMVEIKWAGLTLLDWIRNEQFYIIGATAVYPTAVFHIVLKLFGLKGVSFKLTAKQVASSTSDKFAELYAVQWAPMLIPTMVVIAVNVCAIGASIGKAIVGGWSLMQMADAGLGLVFNAWILVLIYPFALGMIGRWSKRPYILFILFVIAFILIALVDIAIQAMRSGFVRFHFKSSGGATFPTSWGL
- the LOC123188322 gene encoding probable mixed-linked glucan synthase 8 isoform X1: MGSLAAANGAGHASNGAGVADQALALENGTGNGHKAGVANRATPPLQANGGSKVAKKISPKDKYWVAADEGEMAAAIADGGEDGRRPLLYRTFKVKGILLHPYRLLSLIRLVAIVLFFVWRVRHPYADGMWLWWISMVGDLWFGVTWLLNQVAKLNPVKRVPNLTLLEQQFDLPDGNSNLPCLDVFINTVDPINEPMIYTMNSIISILAADYPVDKHACYLSDDGGSIIHYDGLLETAKFAALWVPFCRKHSIEPRAPESYFSLNTRPYTGNAPQDFVNDRRHMCREYDEFKERLDALFTLIPKRSDVYNHAAAKEGAKATWMADGTQWPGTWIDPAENHKKGQHVGIVKVMLKHPSYEPELGLGASTNSPLDFSAIDVRLPMLVYISREKSPSCDHQKKAGAMNVQLRVSALLTNAPFIINFDGDHYVNNSKAFRAGICFMLDRREGDNTAFVQFPQRFDDVDPTDRYCNHNRVFFDATLLGLNGIQGPSYVGTGCMFRRVALYGVDPPRWRPDNVKIVDSSTKFGSSASFISSILPAADQERSIMSPPALEEPVMADLAHVMTCAYEDGTEWGREVGWVYNIATEDVVTGFRLHRNGWRSMYCRMEPDAFAGTAPINLTERLYQILRWSGGSLEMFFSRNCPLLAGRRLHPMQRIAYANMTAYPVSSVFLVFYLLFPVIWIFRGQFYIQKPFPTYVLYLVIVIALTELIGMVEIKWAGLTLLDWIRNEQFYIIGATAVYPTAVFHIVLKLFGLKGVSFKLTAKQVASSTSDKFAELYAVQWAPMLIPTMVVIAVNVCAIGASIGKAIVGGWSLMQMADAGLGLVFNAWILVLIYPFALGMIGRWSKRPYILFILFVIAFILIALVDIAIQAMRSGFVRFHFKSSGGATFPTSWGL